From a single Nymphaea colorata isolate Beijing-Zhang1983 chromosome 4, ASM883128v2, whole genome shotgun sequence genomic region:
- the LOC116252105 gene encoding probable calcium-binding protein CML11, producing MSGKETVELDDEQLAELREIFRSFDRNNDGSLTQLELGSLLRSLGLKPSAEQLDALIQKADTNSNGLVEFSEFVALVAPELLPAKSPYTDEQLRSLFRLFDRDGNGFITAAELAHSMARLGHALTVEELTGMIKEADTDGDGRISFPEFARAITSAAFDNSWS from the coding sequence ATGAGCGGGAAGGAGACAGTGGAGCTGGATGACGAGCAGTTGGCGGAGCTCCGGGAGATATTCCGGTCGTTTGACCGGAACAACGACGGTAGCCTGacgcagctcgagctcggctcgctGTTGCGGTCCCTCGGGCTGAAGCCAAGCGCGGAGCAACTCGACGCTCTCATTCAGAAGGCGGATACTAACAGCAACGGCCTAGTCGAGTTCTCGGAATTCGTCGCCCTCGTCGCCCCTGAGCTCCTCCCCGCTAAATCCCCCTATACCGACGAACAGCTCCGCTCCCTCTTCCGACTCTTCGACCGCGATGGCAACGGCTTCATCACCGCGGCGGAGCTCGCGCATTCGATGGCTCGTCTCGGCCATGCGCTCACCGTGGAGGAACTCACTGGCATGATCAAAGAGGCCGACACCGACGGTGATGGTCGTATCAGCTTTCCGGAGTTTGCTAGAGCCATCACATCCGCGGCGTTTGACAACTCCTGGTCATGA